The proteins below are encoded in one region of Populus alba chromosome 2, ASM523922v2, whole genome shotgun sequence:
- the LOC118056202 gene encoding deoxyuridine 5'-triphosphate nucleotidohydrolase: MAGTFSAINSKFPPLASLSLLNHHIPAPLRLLNSRFCHSRNPRVLKMPPADLQNHSPDIKEPSPKVPKLQHDGIASYLLRVKKLSENAVLPSRGSPLSAGYDLSSASKAKVPARGKALIPTDLSIAIPEGTYARIAPRSGLTWKHSIDVGAGVIDADYRGPVGVILFNHSDVDFEVKVGDRIAQLIIEKIVTPNVMEVEDLDATVRGAGGFGSTGV; the protein is encoded by the exons ATGGCGGGAACATTTAGCGCCATCAATTCGAAATTCCCGCCACTGGCGAGCCTCTCTCTACTTAATCACCATATCCCTGCTCCCCTCCGTCTTCTCAACTCCCGTTTTTGTCACAGTCGAAACCCTCGAGTCCTCAAAATGCCTCCAGCAGATCTACAAAACCACAGCCCTGATATCAAAGAGCCTTCTCCTAAAGTCCCCAAGCTCCAACATGATGGCATCGCGTCATATCTCCTAAGAGTGAAAAAACTCTCTGAAAATGCTGTTTTGCCCTCTAGAGGCTCTCCCCTTTCCGCTGGCTATGATCTCTCCAG tGCCTCAAAGGCAAAGGTACCAGCTAGAGGAAAGGCCCTTATCCCTACAGATTTGAGCATTGCAATACCTGAAGGAACTTATGCTCGCATTG CACCCAGATCGGGACTGACATGGAAGCACTCAATTGACGTGGGTGCTGGTGTCATAGACGCAGACTACAGAGGCCCAGTTGGGGTTATCTTGTTTAATCATTCTGATGTTGATTTTGAGGTCAAGGTTGGCGATAGGATTGCGCAGTTAATCATCGAGAAGATCGTGACTCCGAATGTTATGGAAGTCGAGGATCTGGACGCAACTGTGAGAGGTGCTGGAGGGTTTGGATCCACTGGCGTGTGA
- the LOC118056201 gene encoding glucan endo-1,3-beta-glucosidase 7, protein MAVLPSAVAFLLLVSFSLTVNIANSQSFIGVNYGQVADNLPPPSDTAKLLQSTSIQKVRLYGSDPAIIKALANTGIGIVIGTANGDIPALASDPSFAKNWISTNVLPFYPASKIILINVGNEVMTSGDQNLMNKLLPAMQNVQNALNDVSLGGEIKVSTVHSMGVLKHSEPPSSGRFDPSYEDLMKGLLGFNNATASPFAINPYPYFAYRSDTRPETLAFCLFQQNAGRVDGNTRIKYMNMFDAQVDAVFSALNSIGFKNVEIVVAETGWPYKGDDNEIGPSIENAKAYNGNLIAHLRSMEGTPLMPGKSVDTYLFALYDEDLKPGPGSERSFGLFKPDLTMAYNVGLSKSSQTPATPKTPTNPFPTSNKATWCVPKSGVSDAQLQANLDYACGRGIDCSPIEPGGACFEPNTLASHAAYAMNLFYQASDKNPLNCDFSQSATLSSNNPSYNACTYPSGSGSN, encoded by the exons ATGGCGGTGCTTCCTTCTGCTGTTGCTTTCCTCCTCCTCGTTTCCTTCTCACTGACTGTAAATATTGCAA ACTCGCAATCATTTATCGGTGTAAACTACGGCCAAGTTGCTGACAACCTTCCACCACCATCAGACACCGCAAAGCTTCTCCAATCCACTTCAATCCAAAAGGTTCGATTATATGGATCGGACCCGGCCATCATAAAAGCCTTAGCCAACACCGGAATTGGAATTGTTATCGGCACTGCAAATGGTGACATTCCAGCACTAGCCTCTGATCCCAGTTTTGCCAAGAACTGGATCAGCACGAACGTGCTCCCCTTCTATCCAGCTTCCAAAATCATCCTCATCAATGTTGGAAACGAGGTGATGACTTCCGGTGACCAGAATCTCATGAACAAGCTCTTACCAGCCATGCAAAATGTACAGAATGCTCTAAACGATGTGTCGCTCGGGGGGGAAATTAAGGTCTCTACTGTTCACTCGATGGGAGTGCTTAAGCATTCGGAGCCGCCTTCTTCTGGAAGGTTTGATCCAAGCTATGAGGATTTGATGAAGGGCTTGTTGGGGTTTAACAATGCGACTGCTTCGCCTTTTGCCATCAATCCCTACCCTTACTTTGCTTACAGAAGCGATACAAGGCCCGAGACTCTTGCTTTTTGCCTTTTCCAGCAGAATGCGGGACGGGTGGACGGAAACACTAGGATTAAGTACATGAACATGTTTGATGCTCAG GTTGATGCAGTTTTTTCCGCACTGAATTCTATTGGATTTAAGAATGTAGAGATTGTGGTGGCTGAGACTGGATGGCCATACAAAGGAGATGACAACGAAATAGGGCCAAGTATTGAGAATGCCAAGGCTTATAATGGCAATTTGATTGCACACCTCCGATCCATGGAGGGCACTCCTCTCATGCCAGGAAAATCAGTGGATACATACCTTTTTGCTCTATATGATGAAGACTTGAAACCTGGACCTGGTTCTGAGCGATCATTTGGACTCTTCAAGCCTGATCTCACCATGGCTTATAATGTTGGGCTCTCTAAAAGTAGCCAG ACTCCGGCTACACCAAAAACTCCGACGAACCCATTTCCAACGTCGAACAAAGCAACATGGTGTGTGCCTAAGTCTGGTGTATCGGATGCCCAATTGCAGGCTAATCTGGATTATGCTTGTGGACGAGGGATTGACTGTAGTCCGATCGAACCAGGCGGGGCTTGCTTTGAACCAAACACACTAGCATCACATGCTGCTTATGCCATGAATCTCTTCTATCAAGCTTCTGATAAAAATCCTTTGAACTGTGATTTCTCACAATCAGCCACTCTCTCGTCCAACAACCCCA GTTATAATGCTTGCACCTACCCCAGTGGCAGTGGAAGCAACTGA
- the LOC118056200 gene encoding uncharacterized protein: MAKRSEFAQKLLDDLRLRKERMAVSQSSKRSKSAAPDVYANSKQTHRGSMEMKAHKSNGIRSGSAHNRTSGSNRTLSHGEASTEIVPYGKGRSSKQIGDLSMALAFALENGGKLRRMDSSGNGSMLGFLHQIGRRSVEVGRMERSGIDRHDSSNNRFPTLSHIHIKEISKGAQKLHQILRACSNGLNFESYSIEIGKELLKGAMDLEESLRMLVNLQEASEYMITPQSKTRITLLDEDDDDDEDNFVRTAEHKQLALPRFSFDKPSRNSHHFQEVAGTDLRQRLMALTYSSEATNFNHDKNILRTSNSASHKKSSSHGSTSKTSAALSEQKNQSSSSKSKPEKVRIPNVIAKLMGLEEVPENADSKHAKKEPSPKQKTERNVTNKSVEGSTTRERGTKDAENSVFTIRKQKQMQPNQIKMLQDPKNALQAEKNLPNHHASFEMIMHDGKPPKKEVEGMKSERGSNKANVKMDRHQSNNIQTSQSTGKRKTVQDNTKTREQKGKDRGETRELIRKPELHQMASLAQNGAGSALTMQWQIEHNASILETEKRDENRYIYNDQPKSSNDTGSRQPQTFQNFEQRDIKHHAGEREWQIARQKIQDKTQKASTEVVSKNTTAPMNDIVSFQKRHSQANQATPSSRSSKESVDGVPSKGFPTGRQHEDLVYGISSNNNQASLKDSKTMNLNQHCSPIDLKHDMMKKISNPTMQEKQAHPPATQNVMNTKGPKAKTPRRIDELVTRKGGNPHSLARPQKHQTSASQDGKQKRREKLGGSKVEQVRAIRSREAEARIVKSSKSMEIIQQSDVLEDLHSKVEQASNYYSQILEGPNMLVQTDSCQSTISTVTNEQQGQKLGRDQQQSHNFVLDSLNGTRQNSKDIADPSQMEKQKASKLVAPEPLSESENHLKQILIRSQLFLNTAEALFKLNIPLGILRAGSEEYHDEESKLILDCGYEIMKRKGKREELSVHPLMEISTTCVKVKSLEKLIKELHKDLEKLKFYGRNGNAECLVEDYLPKMVECDVYSWDLDVNCMWDFGWDKMFGFLEKDDVARDVEKSMLNALLDEVTRDLLPVF, from the exons ATGGCTAAGAGGTCGGAATTTGCACAGAAGCTGTTAGACGATCTCCGGTTGAGGAAGGAACGAATGGCTGTGTCTCAGAGCTCAAAACGTTCGAAATCAGCTGCTCCAG ATGTATACGCCAATTCCAAGCAAACTCACAGAGGATCCATGGAAATGAAGGCCCATAAAAGT AATGGCATTAGGAGTGGAAGCGCGCACAATAGAACTAGTGGAAGCAATAGAACACTCTCCCATGGAGAAGCTTCAACAGAGATTGTTCCTTATGGGAAAGGTCGAAGCTCGAAGCAAATAGGAGATCTGTCCATGGCACTGGCTTTTGCCCTTGAGAATGGTGGAAAACTCAGAAGAATGGATTCGTCTGGCAATGGTTCAATGCTAGGTTTCCTGCATCAAATTGGCAGAAGATCAGTGGAAGTGGGGAGGATGGAAAGAAGTGGTATTGATAGACATGACTCTTCAAACAACCGTTTCCCTACCCTCTCCCATATCCACATCAAAGAAATATCAAAAGGTGCACAGAAGTTGCATCAGATCCTGAGAGCTTGTTCAAATGGCCTTAACTTTGAATCATATTCAATAGAAATTGGCAAGGAACTACTCAAAGGGGCCATGGATTTGGAAGAGTCTTTGAGGATGCTTGTAAACCTGCAAGAAGCTTCAGAATATATGATCACCCCACAGAGCAAAACTCGTATCACGTTGCTTGATGaggatgacgacgacgacgaagaCAACTTCGTCAGAACAGCTGAGCATAAACAACTTGCTCTGCCAAGGTTCTCCTTTGACAAGCCCTCAAGAAATTCTCATCACTTTCAGGAAGTTGCAGGGACTGATCTCAGGCAGAGGCTAATGGCTCTGACTTATTCATCAGAAGCTACAAATTTCAACCatgataaaaacattttacGCACCTCAAATTCAGCTTCTCACAAGAAATCATCTAGCCATGGCTCCACGTCAAAGACTTCAGCAGCATTATCTGAACAGAAGAACCAGTCGAGTTCATCAAAATCCAAACCAGAAAAGGTGAGAATTCCAAATGTAATTGCAAAACTAATGGGCCTGGAGGAGGTTCCAGAAAATGCAGATTCAAAGCACGCAAAGAAAGAGCCAAGTCCCAAGCAGAAAACTGAAAGGAATGTCACAAATAAATCTGTAGAAGGGAGCACCACACGAGAACGCGGGACAAAAGATGCTGAGAATTCAGTGTTcacaataagaaaacaaaaacagatgCAGCCCAACCAAATTAAGATGCTCCAGGACCCAAAAAATGCCTTGCAAGCAGAAAAGAACCTGCCAAATCACCATGCTAGCTTTGAAATGATTATGCATGATGGAAAGCCACCCAAGAAAGAGGTGGAGGGGATGAAATCAGAGAGAGGCTCGAATAAAGCTAATGTGAAAATGGATAGGCACCAAAGCAACAACATCCAAACGAGCCAAAGCACAGGAAAGCGAAAAACTGTTCAGGATAATACTAAGACCAGAGAGCAGAAAGGGAAAGATCGAGGTGAAACAAGAGAATTAATCCGAAAGCCTGAGCTGCATCAGATGGCATCACTGGCACAAAATGGAGCGGGATCTGCACTTACAATGCAATGGCAAATAGAGCACAACGCAAGTATTCTTGAAACAGAAAAGAGAGATGAAAACAGGTACATTTACAACGATCAACCGAAGTCCTCCAATGATACTGGATCCCGACAGCCTCAAACATTCCAGAACTTTGAACAACGAGACATAAAACATCATGCTGGAGAGAGAGAGTGGCAGATTGCTAGACAGAAGATTCAAGATAAAACTCAAAAGGCAAGCACTGAAGTAGTGTCCAAGAACACGACTGCCCCCATGAATGATATTGTGAGTTTCCAAAAAAGGCATTCACAGGCAAACCAGGCAACTCCTAGCAGTAGAAGTTCTAAAGAATCAGTTGATGGAGTGCCATCCAAAGGGTTTCCAACTGGCAGGCAACATGAAGATCTTGTCTACGGAATAAGTTCTAATAATAACCAGGCTAGCTTGAAAGATTCAAAGACCATGAACTTGAATCAACATTGCTCCCCAATCGATCTGAAACATGATATGATGAAGAAAATCAGCAATCCAACTATGCAAGAAAAGCAAGCTCATCCACCAGCCACGCAGAATGTGATGAATACCAAGGGACCAAAAGCTAAGACTCCTCGAAGGATTGATGAACTAGTGACAAGAAAAGGCGGAAACCCACACAGCTTGGCAAGGCCACAAAAACATCAGACTTCTGCATCGCAAGATGGTAAACAGAAAAGGCGCGAAAAACTTGGTGGATCCAAAGTTGAACAAGTGAGAGCCATCAGGTCTAGAGAAGCAGAGGCACGCATTGTTAAATCCAGCAAATCAATGGAAATCATCCAGCAATCGGATGTGTTGGAAGATCTGCATAGTAAAGTTGAACAAGCATCCAACTATTACAGCCAAATCCTCGAAGGACCAAATATGCTAGTTCAAACTGACAGT TGTCAAAGCACAATCTCAACGGTGACAAATGAGCAACAAGGTCAGAAATTGGGCAGGGATCAACAGCAATCTCACAACTTTGTTTTGGATTCACTTAATG GAACTCGTCAAAACAGCAAAGATATTGCTGACCCCTCACAAATGGAGAAGCAAAAAGCATCGAAATTGGTGGCACCAGAGCCACTAAGTGAAAGTGAAAACCACCTGAAGCAGATCCTGATAAGAAGTCAACTATTCCTTAACACAGCAGAGGCACTGTTCAAACTCAACATCCCTCTGGGCATTCTCCGTGCTGGTAGTGAAGAGTATCACGACGAAGAAAGCAAGCTCATATTAGACTGTGGATACGAGAtaatgaaaaggaaaggaaaaagggAAGAGCTCAGTGTCCATCCATTGATGGAAATATCTACAACCTGTGTTAAGGTGAAATCTTTGGAAAAGTTGATCAAGGAATTGCACAAAGACTTGGAGAAGTTGAAATTCTACGGTAGAAACGGTAATGCAGAGTGTCTTGTTGAAGATTACCTGCCAAAAATGGTGGAATGTGATGTGTACAGCTGGGATTTAGATGTGAACTGCATGTGGGACTTCGGTTGGGACAAGATGTTTGGATTTCTTGAAAAAGATGATGTTGCAAGGGATGTTGAGAAGTCCATGCTCAATGCCCTACTTGATGAAGTTACCAGAGACCTTCTGCCAGTATTTTGA
- the LOC118056205 gene encoding uncharacterized protein isoform X1: MPCSFFWLNTAAELLKLVTMFLWRNNTTHDQENDSLQHESKINELKATIGPLSGHSLQFCTDACFRRYLDARNWNVDKAKKMLEETIKWRSTYKPEEICWNEVVVEGETGKIYRANFHDRQGRTVLILRPGMQNTKSIDNQMRHLTYLIENAILNLPEGQEQMAWLIDFTGLSISNTPPIKSARDTVNILQNHYPERLAVAFLYNPPRFFEAFWKIVKYFLDAKTFQKIKFVYPKDNDSVELMKSYFDDENLPTEFGGRAILKYDHEEFSRLMTEDDAKAASFWGSDKKLQQAVNGHHGADGAPSPVS, translated from the exons ATGCCttgttctttcttttg GTTGAACACAGCTGCAGAATTATTGAAACTTGTCACCATGTTTCTCTGGCGGAATAATACCACCCATGATCAGGAAAATGATTCACTGCAGCATGAATCTAAG ATCAATGAGCTCAAGGCTACTATTGGACCGCTATCTGGACACAGTTTACAATTTTGCACCGACGCATGCTTTAGAAGATATCTGGATGCTAGGAACTGGAATGTAGACAAAGCAAAGAAAATGCTGGAAGAAACGATTAAATGGAGATCGACATATAAACCTGAAGAGATTTGCTGG AATGAAGTTGTTGTTGAAGGTGAGACTGGAAAAATATACAGAGCCAATTTTCATGATCGACAAGGAAGGACAGTTCTTATTTTAAGGCCAGGAATGCAG AATACAAAGTCAATAGACAATCAGATGCGGCATCTGACATATCTCATAGAGAATGCTATCCTCAACCTACCAGAGGGTCAAGAACAAATGGCGTGGTTGATAGATTTCACTGGGCTGTCCATAAGCAACACTCCACCCATAAAATCAGCTCGTGATACTGTTAATATACTGCAAAACCACTATCCTGAGAGGCTAGCCGTGGCATTTCTTTACAATCCTCCACGATTTTTTGAAGCATTCTGGAAG ATTGTCAAGTATTTCTTGGATGCCAAAACATtccaaaagataaaatttgtaTACCCCAAGGATAATGACAGTGTCGAACTCATGAAGTCATATTTCGACGATGAAAATCTTCCAACCGAGTTTGGAGGAAGGGCCATATTGAAGTATGACCATGAAGAGTTCTCAAGATTAATGACTGAAGATGATGCGAAGGCCGCTTCATTTTGGGGATCTGATAAGAAGCTTCAACAAGCAGTAAATGGGCATCATGGAGCCGATGGGGCTCCATCACCGGTCAGCTAG
- the LOC118056205 gene encoding uncharacterized protein isoform X2, producing MFLWRNNTTHDQENDSLQHESKINELKATIGPLSGHSLQFCTDACFRRYLDARNWNVDKAKKMLEETIKWRSTYKPEEICWNEVVVEGETGKIYRANFHDRQGRTVLILRPGMQNTKSIDNQMRHLTYLIENAILNLPEGQEQMAWLIDFTGLSISNTPPIKSARDTVNILQNHYPERLAVAFLYNPPRFFEAFWKIVKYFLDAKTFQKIKFVYPKDNDSVELMKSYFDDENLPTEFGGRAILKYDHEEFSRLMTEDDAKAASFWGSDKKLQQAVNGHHGADGAPSPVS from the exons ATGTTTCTCTGGCGGAATAATACCACCCATGATCAGGAAAATGATTCACTGCAGCATGAATCTAAG ATCAATGAGCTCAAGGCTACTATTGGACCGCTATCTGGACACAGTTTACAATTTTGCACCGACGCATGCTTTAGAAGATATCTGGATGCTAGGAACTGGAATGTAGACAAAGCAAAGAAAATGCTGGAAGAAACGATTAAATGGAGATCGACATATAAACCTGAAGAGATTTGCTGG AATGAAGTTGTTGTTGAAGGTGAGACTGGAAAAATATACAGAGCCAATTTTCATGATCGACAAGGAAGGACAGTTCTTATTTTAAGGCCAGGAATGCAG AATACAAAGTCAATAGACAATCAGATGCGGCATCTGACATATCTCATAGAGAATGCTATCCTCAACCTACCAGAGGGTCAAGAACAAATGGCGTGGTTGATAGATTTCACTGGGCTGTCCATAAGCAACACTCCACCCATAAAATCAGCTCGTGATACTGTTAATATACTGCAAAACCACTATCCTGAGAGGCTAGCCGTGGCATTTCTTTACAATCCTCCACGATTTTTTGAAGCATTCTGGAAG ATTGTCAAGTATTTCTTGGATGCCAAAACATtccaaaagataaaatttgtaTACCCCAAGGATAATGACAGTGTCGAACTCATGAAGTCATATTTCGACGATGAAAATCTTCCAACCGAGTTTGGAGGAAGGGCCATATTGAAGTATGACCATGAAGAGTTCTCAAGATTAATGACTGAAGATGATGCGAAGGCCGCTTCATTTTGGGGATCTGATAAGAAGCTTCAACAAGCAGTAAATGGGCATCATGGAGCCGATGGGGCTCCATCACCGGTCAGCTAG
- the LOC118056204 gene encoding uncharacterized protein At1g01500 — protein sequence MEGPYEASSNGEAAKSNLQIIRYSPFKPCTKFLSPWFDLRVFYVRISNFQVDDSTPQFLTLNHIPLSPDTLLEINGSRTSMYSDGVASLLRRDRVDRKSEEATFVSTDSIRSTGSLEFEVFDGKDLVLSGVLEMSSSNGFTGESKSSVKRWRMNCDSHITIGTGFLKGKYNDGPELPRPTIEVYVTGSFSGTPIILTKTLQLTYRKKHNRKGMLDSIPEYETAESTKTASPDHDLQVVDYRSYKLENEEDYSNMYWRRNEYMDVEDGELSWFNAGVRVGVGLGLGICLGIGVGVGLLVRTYKATTHNFKRGLV from the exons ATGGAGGGTCCTTATGAAGCATCCAGCAATGGGGAAGCAGCAAAATCCAATCTTCAAATCATTAGATACTCACCATTCAAACCCTGCACCAAATTCTTATCACCTTGGTTTGATCTGAGAGTCTTTTATGTCAGGATCAGTAATTTTCAGGTCGATGATTCGACCCCGCAGTTCCTCACTCTCAACCATATTCCTCTAAGTCCTGATACTCTATTGGAAATTAATGGTTCTCGAACTAGTATGTATTCTGATGGTGTTGCTTCGCTTCTTAGGAGAGATCGAGTGGATAGAAAATCAGAAGAAGCTACATTTGTTAGCACAGACAGTATCCGAAGTACTGGGAGTTTGGAATTTGAGGTATTTGATGGAAAGGATCTTGTTCTATCCGGGGTCTTGGAAATGTCCAGTAGTAATGGTTTCACTGGGGAATCAAAAAGCAGTGTAAAACGGTGGAGGATGAACTGTGACTCCCATATAACCATTGGCACTGGCTTCTTAAAAGGAAAATACAATGATGGCCCGGAGTTACCACGACCAACCATTGAGGTTTATGTTACAGGCTCCTTCTCAGGGACACCTATCATATTAACCAAGACTTTGCAGCTCACTTACCGCAAGAAGCACAATAGGAAGGGCATGTTGGACTCAATTCCTGAGTATGAGACAGCTGAATCCACAAAAACTGCATCACCAGACCATGATTTGCAG GTAGTTGACTACAGAAGTTACAAAttagaaaatgaagaagattatAGTAACATGTACTGGAGGAGAAATGAATACATGGACGTTGAAGATGGTGAACTTTCATGGTTTAATGCTGGTGTCAGGGTTGGTGTGGGGCTTGGGCTTGGCATTTGTCTTGGGATCGGTGTAGGAGTTGGTTTGCTGGTTCGCACTTACAAAGCAACAACGCATAACTTCAAAAGAGGGCTTGTGTGA